A genomic segment from Arcobacter acticola encodes:
- a CDS encoding phosphate signaling complex PhoU family protein, producing MLKPYEQKLQNIKDEILKVGTEVVESLELCLKALKDNNINDLKNIEITEKKLQIKSNEIDNLIVTTLALYSPEATDLRQLVSFLKITNELVRTGSNAKDFAKQFKKSFSEDLNTSTILEYAIPLLKSALLSLQTSISIIDETNSKHIEEKYHRVIVEESKTDDLYLMVEKNILKLISKNLDLSKEYFDILSALRRLEKIADRAVSIANLLQFAQVGGDIVQS from the coding sequence ATGTTAAAGCCTTATGAGCAAAAATTACAAAATATAAAAGATGAAATCCTAAAAGTAGGAACAGAAGTTGTTGAATCATTAGAATTATGCCTAAAAGCATTAAAAGATAATAATATCAACGATTTAAAAAATATTGAAATTACTGAAAAAAAGTTACAAATCAAATCAAATGAAATTGATAATTTAATTGTAACAACTTTAGCTTTATATTCACCAGAAGCAACAGATTTAAGACAGTTGGTTTCATTTTTAAAGATTACAAATGAATTAGTAAGAACAGGTTCAAATGCAAAAGATTTTGCAAAACAATTTAAAAAATCATTTAGTGAAGATTTAAATACGAGTACAATTTTAGAATATGCAATTCCTTTATTAAAATCTGCATTATTGTCATTACAAACATCAATATCAATTATTGATGAAACAAACTCTAAACATATTGAAGAAAAATATCATAGAGTTATAGTTGAAGAGAGTAAAACAGATGATTTATATCTAATGGTTGAAAAAAATATTTTAAAACTAATCTCTAAAAATTTAGACTTATCAAAAGAATATTTTGACATATTAAGTGCTTTAAGAAGACTGGAGAAAATAGCTGATAGAGCTGTATCTATAGCTAATCTATTACAGTTTGCTCAAGTTGGAGGAGATATAGTACAATCATAA
- the pstC gene encoding phosphate ABC transporter permease subunit PstC, whose amino-acid sequence MSTFESRKKQRELNEKLIKFALIGAAAISILTTFGILFSILFEAIEFFKLRSFWYFITGTVWSPGVIGSQFGALPIFAGTFVITIIALAVAIPIGLGSAIYMSEYASPKVRDYLKPMLEVLAGIPTVVYGFFAAITVAPLVVKIAESVGLEATFNSALASGIVMGIMIIPVISSLSDDVIRAVPDSQRKAAFGLGMTHGETIRNIVLPSAMPGIISASLLGLSKALGETMIVVMAAGLRPNLSWNPLEDMTTVTVTIVNSLVGDFEFNSPETLSAFALGLILFIVTLILNMISLSLIRKFKEKYKVNTL is encoded by the coding sequence TTGAGCACTTTTGAATCTAGAAAAAAACAGAGAGAACTTAATGAAAAACTAATTAAATTTGCTTTAATTGGTGCTGCTGCTATTTCAATTTTAACTACATTTGGAATTTTATTTTCAATATTATTTGAGGCAATTGAGTTCTTTAAACTTAGAAGTTTTTGGTATTTTATAACAGGAACCGTATGGTCTCCAGGTGTTATAGGAAGCCAATTTGGTGCACTTCCAATTTTCGCAGGTACTTTTGTAATTACAATTATTGCATTAGCAGTTGCGATTCCTATTGGATTAGGAAGTGCTATTTATATGAGTGAATATGCAAGTCCAAAAGTAAGAGATTATTTAAAGCCAATGCTAGAAGTATTAGCAGGTATTCCAACAGTTGTTTATGGTTTCTTTGCCGCAATTACTGTTGCACCATTAGTTGTAAAAATTGCTGAATCTGTAGGGCTTGAAGCTACATTTAACTCAGCGCTTGCATCTGGAATTGTAATGGGAATTATGATTATTCCTGTTATTTCATCACTTTCAGATGATGTTATAAGAGCAGTTCCAGATAGTCAAAGAAAAGCAGCTTTTGGACTTGGGATGACACATGGTGAAACTATTAGAAACATTGTTTTACCATCTGCAATGCCAGGAATTATTTCAGCTTCACTTCTTGGTCTGTCAAAAGCATTGGGTGAAACAATGATTGTTGTTATGGCAGCAGGTTTAAGACCAAATCTTTCTTGGAATCCACTTGAAGATATGACAACTGTAACAGTTACTATTGTTAATTCATTGGTTGGAGATTTTGAGTTTAATTCACCTGAAACTCTTTCTGCATTTGCTTTAGGACTTATCCTATTCATCGTTACATTAATTCTAAATATGATTTCATTATCTCTTATTAGAAAATTTAAAGAAAAATATAAAGTGAACACATTATGA
- the pstB gene encoding phosphate ABC transporter ATP-binding protein PstB, with protein sequence MIINDNKIKIDVKNLNLFYGTNQALFDITASLYENKITALIGPSGCGKSTFLRCINRMNDLIPIVKIDGSIVIDNKNIYDKDVDEVSVRKRIGMVFQQPNPFPKSIYDNVAYAPLKHGIVKKGKECDELVETSLIKSGLWNEVKDKLNQPGTSLSGGQQQRLCIARTIAIKPQVILMDEPTSALDPISTEKIEALMLELKNDYTIITVTHNMQQAARVADYTAFFHLGKLIEYDETETIFVNPHNKKTEDYITGRFG encoded by the coding sequence ATGATAATAAATGATAACAAAATTAAAATAGACGTAAAAAACTTAAATTTATTTTATGGAACAAATCAAGCTTTGTTTGATATTACGGCTAGTTTATATGAAAATAAAATAACAGCATTAATAGGTCCTTCAGGATGTGGAAAATCTACGTTTTTAAGATGTATAAATAGAATGAATGACTTAATCCCAATCGTTAAGATTGATGGTTCAATTGTAATTGATAATAAAAACATCTATGATAAAGATGTTGATGAAGTAAGTGTTAGAAAAAGAATAGGAATGGTTTTTCAACAACCTAACCCTTTTCCTAAATCAATCTATGACAATGTGGCTTATGCTCCATTAAAACATGGAATTGTAAAAAAAGGTAAAGAGTGTGATGAATTAGTAGAAACATCTCTTATTAAATCGGGACTTTGGAATGAAGTAAAAGATAAATTAAATCAACCAGGAACATCACTTTCAGGAGGTCAACAACAAAGACTTTGTATTGCAAGAACTATTGCAATTAAACCACAAGTTATATTAATGGATGAGCCTACATCTGCACTTGACCCTATTAGTACTGAAAAAATTGAAGCTTTAATGCTTGAATTAAAAAATGATTATACCATTATTACAGTTACTCATAATATGCAACAAGCAGCAAGAGTTGCAGATTATACAGCCTTTTTTCACTTAGGTAAATTGATTGAGTATGATGAAACAGAAACTATTTTTGTTAATCCACATAATAAAAAAACAGAAGATTATATTACAGGGAGATTTGGATAA
- a CDS encoding GGDEF domain-containing protein gives MQKWNEIIAKLDYAFQPIIYSHTGKIYAVEALVRGVQNIDGLNCIDDLFDKAFNDDFLYELDLQLREKAISKFSNIEIENLKIFYNLDNRIIYNKKYTQGNTAKILDKYKLDKNRICFELSEKGTAIEQNALSSMIQKYKESGYSIAIDDFGIGVSGLKLLYFSEAHVIKLDRFFITNIDQDSKKKLFCSSIIEMAHIMGMQVIAEGIETAKEFYTCKDIGADFIQGYLVQYPTLDINEIKNIYPNIVSLINDDKRANGNASIDSEFIESIIALDINTSLYNLFVHFKEDTKNNFVPIVDDFENFLGIIYESDIKKISYSQYGLSLAQNMTYSSSLIKYIKPALSVEISWGIDKILEMYNLKSKDSLGIFITQSGKYKGFINLNSLLTLSYKRNIEIATNQNPLTKLPGNNQIEKYIEKTLKKNQKNITHIIYFDFNDFKPFNDIYGFRQGDRAILIFSELLQKRYPKDAFIAHIGGDDFFVGLKDHKYQDILNLTQEVQKEFKSTAENIYKKTDKENGFILSKDRFNMERRFDLLSVSAAIIEINSKSNISNFDNTLNILKKASKGSREPISSIL, from the coding sequence ATGCAAAAGTGGAATGAAATAATTGCAAAACTAGACTATGCCTTTCAACCTATTATTTATTCTCATACAGGGAAGATTTACGCTGTTGAAGCTTTAGTTAGAGGTGTTCAAAATATAGATGGATTAAATTGTATTGATGATTTATTCGATAAAGCATTTAATGATGATTTCTTATATGAATTAGACTTACAACTAAGAGAAAAAGCAATTAGTAAATTTTCAAATATTGAAATCGAAAATCTGAAAATATTTTATAATTTAGACAATAGAATAATTTACAATAAAAAATATACTCAAGGTAATACAGCAAAGATTTTAGACAAATATAAATTAGATAAAAATAGAATCTGTTTTGAACTAAGTGAAAAAGGTACAGCAATAGAGCAAAATGCCCTTTCATCTATGATTCAAAAATATAAAGAAAGTGGATATTCAATAGCTATTGATGATTTTGGTATTGGTGTATCTGGACTTAAACTTTTATATTTTAGTGAAGCACATGTAATAAAACTAGATAGATTCTTTATTACAAATATTGATCAGGATTCAAAGAAAAAACTATTTTGTTCATCAATAATTGAAATGGCCCATATAATGGGAATGCAAGTAATCGCAGAAGGTATTGAAACTGCAAAAGAATTTTATACTTGCAAAGATATTGGAGCTGATTTTATTCAAGGATATTTAGTACAATATCCTACTTTAGATATTAATGAAATTAAAAACATATATCCAAATATAGTAAGTCTTATAAATGATGATAAAAGAGCAAATGGAAATGCCTCAATAGACAGTGAATTTATTGAATCTATTATTGCTCTTGATATTAATACTTCTTTATATAATTTATTTGTTCACTTCAAAGAAGATACAAAGAATAATTTTGTTCCAATTGTAGATGACTTTGAAAACTTTTTAGGAATAATCTATGAAAGTGATATAAAGAAAATTTCATATTCACAATATGGATTATCACTTGCACAAAATATGACATACTCTTCATCTTTGATTAAATATATCAAACCAGCACTTAGTGTTGAAATATCGTGGGGTATTGACAAAATTCTAGAAATGTATAATCTCAAATCAAAAGATTCTTTAGGTATATTTATCACACAATCAGGTAAATACAAAGGATTTATAAATTTAAATTCACTACTTACCTTATCTTATAAGAGAAATATTGAAATTGCTACTAATCAAAATCCTCTTACAAAGTTACCAGGTAATAATCAAATTGAGAAATATATAGAGAAAACTCTAAAGAAAAATCAAAAGAATATTACTCATATTATATATTTTGATTTTAATGATTTTAAACCTTTTAATGATATTTATGGATTTAGACAAGGAGATCGTGCTATTTTAATTTTCTCAGAACTATTACAAAAAAGATACCCTAAAGATGCTTTTATTGCTCATATTGGGGGAGATGACTTTTTTGTTGGATTAAAAGATCATAAATATCAAGATATTTTAAATCTAACTCAAGAAGTTCAAAAAGAGTTTAAATCAACAGCTGAAAATATCTACAAAAAAACAGATAAAGAAAATGGCTTTATATTATCTAAAGATAGATTTAATATGGAAAGAAGGTTTGACTTATTATCTGTATCAGCTGCAATTATTGAGATAAATTCTAAGTCAAATATCTCCAATTTTGACAATACTCTTAACATACTAAAAAAAGCTTCTAAAGGTTCAAGAGAACCTATTTCTAGCATACTTTAA
- a CDS encoding phosphate-starvation-inducible PsiE family protein, which translates to MKKAINKIKNYFSTNFEVLAATIIFMGILVAGIDFYKAIILMLEFIVIMEVVKMISDFIKRETLRLRYVIDIFIIFLIRDVIILTTNKNRDYFDISFLLFVIFVFFIFRILAIKFSPGIIKISKDTVIEYDDDRPSKTIQTTKESNSNE; encoded by the coding sequence ATGAAAAAAGCTATAAATAAAATAAAAAACTACTTTAGCACAAACTTCGAGGTACTAGCTGCAACAATAATTTTTATGGGAATTCTTGTTGCAGGTATAGATTTCTATAAAGCAATTATCCTGATGTTAGAATTTATTGTTATTATGGAAGTTGTAAAAATGATTTCAGATTTTATTAAAAGAGAAACTTTACGACTAAGATATGTAATTGATATTTTTATCATTTTTTTAATTAGAGATGTTATTATTCTAACAACAAATAAGAATAGAGACTATTTTGATATATCTTTTTTATTATTTGTAATTTTTGTCTTTTTCATATTTAGAATACTTGCAATCAAATTCTCACCAGGCATTATTAAAATTTCTAAAGATACAGTAATCGAATATGATGATGATAGACCTAGTAAAACAATTCAAACAACAAAAGAGTC
- the pstA gene encoding phosphate ABC transporter permease PstA, with translation MIKRKKKNKQDNPFYDPALKARHASANRFKKFTLTSLIFSIAFLAFFLFDIVGKGLPAFNVAYIKVDVTYNESTLADSRYAVESKYRNVVSRAWLRDVPNFVKQNPELMNTTKETWVLADDQVDQYLKGHYNKLKSKNIALVDELYAQGLIEKRFNTVFFTNGDSKIPEYAGLYSAMIGSVLTLIITMIVAFPIGVMTAIYLEEFAGDNKFTRFIEININNLAAIPSILFGLLGLAIFINLFGMPRSSPLVGGLTLALMTLPIIIVSSRAALRAVPDSIRQAGYGLGLNKIQVTRDHVLPLAFPGVLTGSIIGLAQAMGETAPLIIIGMIAFIPDAPTMVTQAATVMPAQLFTWAGMPEGTYIEKTAAGIMVLLTILISLNAIAIYLRKKFEVKW, from the coding sequence ATGATTAAAAGAAAAAAGAAAAATAAACAAGATAATCCATTTTATGACCCAGCATTAAAAGCAAGACATGCTAGTGCAAATAGATTTAAAAAGTTTACATTAACTTCATTAATCTTTTCTATTGCATTTTTAGCTTTCTTTTTATTTGATATAGTTGGAAAAGGTCTTCCTGCTTTTAATGTAGCTTATATAAAAGTTGATGTAACTTATAATGAAAGCACACTAGCAGATAGTAGATATGCTGTTGAAAGTAAATATAGAAACGTTGTTTCAAGAGCTTGGTTAAGAGATGTACCAAATTTTGTAAAACAAAATCCAGAATTAATGAATACTACAAAAGAAACTTGGGTTCTAGCAGACGATCAAGTTGATCAATATCTTAAAGGTCATTATAATAAACTAAAAAGTAAAAATATTGCTTTAGTTGATGAACTATATGCTCAAGGTTTGATTGAAAAAAGATTTAATACAGTTTTCTTTACAAATGGAGATTCAAAAATTCCTGAATATGCAGGTTTATATTCTGCAATGATAGGTTCAGTTTTAACTTTGATTATCACTATGATTGTTGCCTTTCCAATTGGAGTAATGACAGCAATTTATTTAGAAGAGTTTGCAGGTGATAATAAATTTACAAGATTTATTGAAATAAACATCAATAATCTTGCAGCAATACCTTCTATTTTATTTGGTCTTTTAGGACTTGCTATTTTCATTAATCTTTTTGGAATGCCAAGAAGCTCACCTTTAGTTGGAGGTTTAACACTTGCACTTATGACACTACCTATTATAATAGTTAGTTCACGAGCAGCTTTAAGAGCCGTTCCAGATAGTATAAGACAAGCTGGATATGGATTAGGATTAAATAAAATTCAAGTGACACGTGACCATGTTTTACCTTTAGCATTTCCAGGTGTATTAACAGGTTCTATTATTGGTTTAGCACAGGCGATGGGAGAAACAGCTCCATTGATTATTATAGGAATGATTGCATTTATTCCAGATGCTCCAACAATGGTAACACAAGCAGCAACTGTTATGCCCGCACAGTTATTTACATGGGCTGGGATGCCAGAGGGTACTTATATAGAAAAAACAGCAGCTGGTATTATGGTATTATTAACAATACTAATTTCATTAAATGCAATAGCAATTTATTTAAGAAAAAAATTCGAAGTTAAATGGTAA